A part of Silvimonas soli genomic DNA contains:
- the mrdA gene encoding penicillin-binding protein 2, translated as MSRRSELKNQLAERYAFQLRLAAAALFVLVLFGILVARFSWLQVMQHARYQTLAEQNRISLVPIVPPRGIIYDRNGVILAHNFSAYTLEITPSKVGPLDDCINRLSKIIDITPKDRRRFKKLMEDTKDFESLPIKTRLNDVEVAKFAANSYQFPGVEVKARLFRQYPLGEVASHLIGYIGRINDADVQDLDDAGELPNYRGTDHIGKVGIEQSYEQELHGTTGFEEVEIDAGGRAIRTLKRTAPTPGKNLVLSVDIKLQQIAEDAFGDRKGALVAIDPKTGGVLAFVSKPGFDPNLFVDGIDPQSWNDLNTSPDKPLNNRALRGTYPPGSTFKPFMALGALEGGYRSANATINDTGAFSFGGHSFRDDKVGGHGIVDMYRSIVVSCDVYYYSLANVMGIDAISKFMGSMDFGSPTGIDINGEVGGVLPSQEWKRKRFRTPATQKWYAGETISIGIGQGYNAYTPLQMAHATATIANSGVMYHPHLVQFIVDGTNGARTQVEPKPEKILPWKQANVDVVKHAMEGVIKEGTGAKAFAGAQYTAAGKTGTAQVYSLKGGKYSESGTKAHLRDHAWFIAYAPAEDPKIALAVLVENGGWGAAAAAPIARQVLDYYLTGKQPTQAASEVESSDSD; from the coding sequence ATGAGTCGTCGTAGCGAGCTTAAGAATCAACTGGCGGAGCGTTATGCGTTCCAGCTTCGCCTTGCCGCAGCGGCACTGTTTGTCCTGGTCCTGTTCGGCATTCTGGTAGCGCGGTTTTCCTGGCTGCAGGTGATGCAACATGCCCGCTACCAAACACTAGCCGAGCAGAACCGGATTTCGCTGGTGCCGATCGTGCCACCGCGCGGCATTATCTATGACCGCAATGGCGTGATACTTGCGCACAATTTCTCGGCGTACACGCTGGAAATCACCCCATCCAAAGTCGGCCCGCTGGATGACTGCATTAACCGGCTCTCGAAAATCATCGACATCACGCCCAAGGATCGCCGTCGCTTCAAAAAGCTGATGGAAGATACCAAGGACTTTGAGTCGTTGCCGATCAAGACCCGGCTGAACGATGTAGAAGTCGCCAAGTTCGCCGCCAATAGTTATCAATTCCCCGGCGTTGAAGTCAAAGCGCGGCTGTTCCGCCAGTATCCGCTGGGCGAAGTGGCATCGCATCTGATTGGTTATATTGGCCGGATCAACGATGCCGATGTACAAGACCTGGATGACGCGGGCGAACTGCCCAACTATCGCGGCACCGATCACATCGGCAAGGTCGGCATCGAGCAAAGTTACGAACAAGAACTACACGGCACCACCGGCTTTGAAGAAGTCGAGATTGATGCCGGTGGCCGGGCGATTCGCACGCTCAAGCGTACCGCGCCAACGCCGGGCAAGAACCTGGTGCTGTCGGTCGATATCAAACTGCAGCAGATTGCTGAAGATGCCTTTGGTGATCGCAAGGGCGCACTGGTCGCCATCGACCCCAAAACCGGCGGCGTGCTGGCGTTTGTGTCCAAGCCGGGGTTTGATCCCAACCTGTTTGTGGATGGCATTGACCCGCAAAGCTGGAATGATCTGAATACCAGTCCGGACAAACCACTCAACAACCGGGCGTTGCGCGGCACCTATCCGCCAGGCTCCACGTTCAAACCGTTTATGGCGCTAGGCGCGCTGGAAGGCGGTTATCGCTCGGCCAACGCCACCATCAACGATACCGGGGCGTTCAGCTTTGGCGGTCACTCGTTCCGCGACGATAAAGTCGGCGGCCACGGTATTGTGGATATGTATCGCTCCATCGTGGTGTCATGCGACGTGTATTACTACTCGCTGGCCAACGTGATGGGCATTGATGCCATTTCCAAGTTCATGGGCAGCATGGATTTCGGCAGCCCGACCGGTATTGATATCAATGGTGAAGTCGGCGGCGTGTTGCCGTCGCAAGAGTGGAAGCGCAAGCGCTTTCGCACTCCGGCTACCCAGAAATGGTATGCCGGTGAAACGATCTCGATCGGTATTGGTCAGGGCTACAACGCTTATACGCCGCTGCAAATGGCGCATGCGACCGCCACGATTGCCAACTCGGGTGTGATGTACCACCCGCACCTGGTCCAGTTTATTGTGGATGGCACCAACGGTGCGCGCACCCAGGTTGAGCCCAAGCCGGAAAAAATCCTGCCGTGGAAGCAAGCCAACGTCGATGTGGTCAAACACGCGATGGAAGGCGTGATCAAGGAAGGGACCGGCGCCAAGGCCTTTGCTGGCGCGCAATACACCGCGGCCGGTAAAACCGGTACGGCGCAGGTTTATAGTTTGAAAGGCGGCAAATATTCTGAGAGCGGCACCAAGGCCCACTTGCGTGACCATGCCTGGTTTATTGCTTACGCCCCGGCCGAAGACCCCAAGATTGCGCTGGCCGTGCTGGTCGAAAACGGGGGTTGGGGCGCGGCTGCAGCGGCACCTATCGCCCGTCAGGTACTCGATTACTATCTCACTGGCAAACAGCCAACGCAGGCGGCATCGGAAGTGGAGAGCAGCGACAGTGATTAA
- a CDS encoding rod shape-determining protein produces the protein MFGLLSGYFANDIAIDLGTANTLIYMQGKGIVLDEPSVVAIQQEGGPSGKKTILAVGAEAKKMLGRTPGSITAIRPMKDGVIADFTITEQMLKQFIKKVNPSRLFSSPPRIVICVPCGSTQVERRAIRESALGAGARKVELIEEPMAAAIGADLPVEEATGSMVVDIGGGTTEVGVISLGGIVYASSVRVGGDKFDESIINYIRRNYGMLIGETTAEEIKKRIGSAFPGAEVREMEVKGRNLAEGIPRSFTISSNEILEALTEPLNQIVSAVKQALEQTPPELGADIAEKGMVLTGGGALLRDLDRLLMEETGLPVIVAEDPLTCVVRGSGKALEKLDKGGVVIFTND, from the coding sequence ATGTTTGGCCTCCTCTCCGGCTATTTTGCCAACGATATTGCCATTGACCTGGGCACTGCCAACACCCTGATTTACATGCAAGGCAAGGGCATTGTGCTCGACGAACCCTCTGTGGTTGCCATTCAGCAAGAAGGCGGCCCATCCGGCAAGAAGACCATTCTCGCCGTTGGTGCAGAAGCCAAAAAAATGCTGGGCCGTACACCGGGCAGCATTACCGCCATCCGCCCGATGAAAGACGGCGTGATTGCCGACTTCACCATCACCGAACAAATGCTCAAGCAGTTCATCAAAAAAGTGAACCCGAGCCGTCTGTTCTCCAGCCCTCCGCGCATCGTGATTTGCGTGCCGTGTGGTTCTACCCAGGTAGAACGCCGCGCCATTCGTGAATCGGCGCTGGGTGCTGGCGCACGCAAGGTTGAACTGATTGAAGAACCGATGGCTGCCGCTATCGGTGCTGATCTGCCAGTTGAAGAAGCTACCGGTTCGATGGTGGTGGATATCGGCGGCGGTACGACCGAAGTGGGCGTGATCTCGCTGGGCGGCATCGTTTATGCATCCAGCGTGCGCGTCGGCGGCGACAAGTTTGACGAGTCGATCATCAATTACATCCGTCGCAACTACGGCATGCTGATTGGTGAAACCACTGCGGAAGAAATCAAGAAGCGCATCGGTTCAGCCTTCCCGGGCGCCGAAGTACGCGAGATGGAAGTCAAAGGCCGCAATCTGGCTGAGGGCATTCCGCGCTCGTTCACCATCTCTTCCAACGAAATTCTGGAAGCGCTGACCGAACCGCTGAACCAGATCGTTTCTGCCGTGAAACAAGCGCTGGAACAAACCCCGCCAGAACTGGGTGCCGACATTGCCGAAAAGGGCATGGTGCTGACCGGCGGTGGCGCATTGCTGCGCGATCTGGATCGTTTGCTGATGGAAGAAACCGGCCTGCCGGTTATCGTTGCCGAAGACCCGCTCACCTGCGTGGTGCGTGGTTCCGGCAAGGCACTGGAAAAGCTCGACAAGGGCGGCGTGGTGATCTTCACCAACGACTGA
- the gatC gene encoding Asp-tRNA(Asn)/Glu-tRNA(Gln) amidotransferase subunit GatC, with translation MSLSLDDVRRIARLARVAVTDDEAVATQTQLNRILGLIEEMRAIDTSGIEPMAHAQDVHLRLREDVATAANRREAFQSIAPAVENGLYLVPKVLE, from the coding sequence ATGTCCCTTTCGCTAGACGACGTAAGGCGCATCGCGCGGCTGGCGCGCGTGGCCGTGACCGACGACGAGGCGGTGGCTACGCAGACGCAGCTTAACCGTATCCTCGGACTAATCGAAGAGATGCGCGCCATAGATACCAGCGGCATTGAGCCCATGGCTCATGCCCAGGATGTGCATTTGCGCCTGCGTGAAGATGTGGCGACCGCCGCTAACCGCCGCGAGGCCTTCCAGTCCATTGCTCCTGCCGTTGAAAACGGCTTGTATCTGGTGCCAAAGGTGCTCGAATGA
- the mreD gene encoding rod shape-determining protein MreD, whose product MPVSRQLLRPVRGTLIAFTFLFALIINLLPWQVGLANFTPDFVALFIVYWSLNQPRRVGIAWAFVLGILMDVGDGNVLGQHAFAYVVISYLTLARQRQLNIFPFWQQAFVALGFLWLSQLLMILIRLALGSPFVGWGYFAGSVLSALLWTPLSNILMMYQRKPKSESI is encoded by the coding sequence ATGCCAGTCTCGCGCCAATTGCTGCGCCCGGTGCGTGGCACGCTGATTGCCTTTACCTTCTTGTTCGCACTGATTATCAATCTGCTGCCCTGGCAGGTAGGGCTGGCCAACTTCACGCCTGATTTTGTTGCGCTGTTTATCGTGTACTGGTCGCTCAACCAGCCGCGCCGCGTCGGCATTGCCTGGGCTTTTGTGCTGGGCATTCTGATGGACGTGGGCGATGGCAACGTATTGGGTCAGCACGCATTCGCCTATGTGGTGATTTCGTACCTGACGCTGGCCCGCCAGCGTCAACTCAACATCTTCCCGTTCTGGCAGCAAGCTTTTGTGGCGCTGGGTTTTTTGTGGCTGTCGCAACTGCTGATGATCTTGATCCGTCTGGCTTTGGGCAGCCCGTTTGTTGGCTGGGGCTATTTTGCCGGTAGCGTATTGTCCGCGCTGCTATGGACTCCGCTCTCCAACATCCTGATGATGTACCAACGCAAGCCCAAGTCTGAATCGATATGA
- a CDS encoding septal ring lytic transglycosylase RlpA family protein, whose product MKKWFKRAAVCGGAVLLVACGSAPRKPAPTAPATPSGEAPPAQLSGTPSPYHCAYTAGAQGSGGFYLDDGPHDTLPPWIDLVPEPVPRWEPLNRFANNPYTVLGQSFTPLKSPGSLKQQGTASWYGRKFHGQKTSSGEVYDMYTMTAASPILPIPSYARVTNTKNGRSIIVRVNDRGPFKKGRVMDLSFLAACRLGYAMNGSTDVVVESLAPGQPIPTDTPQLATAPAAVVTTPLADAGATTTSQPLPAAPVVAEKPEPVPVTVSAAGVYLQLGAFSSLGNAENFRDHWARDLEGDAAKLGIQSSGNIHRVRLGPYPDRQAALAAAERLTGDHNLQAVISR is encoded by the coding sequence GTGAAGAAATGGTTCAAGCGCGCTGCCGTTTGCGGCGGCGCCGTCTTGCTGGTGGCCTGCGGTAGCGCTCCGCGCAAACCCGCTCCCACCGCACCTGCCACCCCGTCTGGCGAAGCACCGCCCGCACAGCTCTCCGGCACTCCCTCTCCGTATCATTGCGCGTATACCGCCGGAGCCCAAGGCAGCGGCGGGTTTTATCTGGATGACGGTCCGCACGACACTTTGCCACCGTGGATCGACCTGGTGCCAGAACCCGTCCCGCGCTGGGAGCCACTCAATCGCTTCGCCAATAATCCGTACACGGTATTGGGCCAGAGTTTTACTCCGCTCAAGAGCCCTGGCAGCCTGAAACAACAAGGCACGGCATCGTGGTATGGCCGCAAGTTCCATGGGCAGAAAACCTCCAGCGGCGAGGTTTATGACATGTACACCATGACGGCGGCCTCACCGATTCTGCCGATTCCGAGCTATGCGCGGGTTACCAACACCAAAAATGGCCGCAGCATCATTGTGCGAGTCAATGATCGTGGTCCGTTCAAGAAAGGCCGGGTGATGGATTTATCCTTCCTCGCCGCCTGCCGTCTGGGTTATGCCATGAACGGTAGCACCGACGTGGTGGTGGAAAGCCTGGCGCCCGGCCAGCCGATTCCCACCGATACGCCGCAACTGGCTACAGCCCCCGCCGCAGTTGTAACCACCCCGCTGGCTGATGCAGGTGCCACAACCACCAGCCAACCACTGCCCGCTGCGCCGGTCGTTGCAGAAAAACCGGAACCCGTCCCGGTGACGGTTTCAGCCGCCGGAGTATATCTGCAGCTCGGCGCATTCAGTTCATTGGGAAACGCCGAGAATTTCCGTGACCATTGGGCGCGTGATCTGGAAGGCGATGCCGCCAAACTCGGCATCCAGTCCAGCGGCAATATCCACCGCGTGCGTCTGGGGCCATACCCGGATCGCCAGGCCGCGCTGGCTGCCGCCGAACGCCTCACCGGCGACCATAACCTGCAAGCGGTGATCTCCCGCTGA
- the lpcA gene encoding D-sedoheptulose 7-phosphate isomerase, producing the protein MSVSRVAQHFNEAAEVLAKVCADEALLASIDAAGDLLVQTFKAGGKAISCGNGGSHCDAMHFAEELSGRYRGDRPALPAMAVSDPSHITCVANDYGFNEIFARYVAAFGQKGDLLVGITTSGNSANIIRAVDEAKSRGMKVLLLMGKDGGKLKGVADVEIIVPHFGYADRIQEIHIKVIHTLIDLVECGMGYVDEKA; encoded by the coding sequence ATGAGCGTCTCTCGGGTAGCGCAACATTTCAACGAAGCCGCCGAAGTCCTCGCCAAAGTCTGTGCTGACGAGGCCTTGCTGGCGTCTATCGATGCCGCGGGCGACTTGCTGGTGCAAACATTCAAGGCCGGTGGCAAGGCGATTTCTTGCGGCAATGGCGGCTCGCACTGCGACGCTATGCACTTTGCCGAAGAACTGTCTGGCCGCTATCGCGGTGATCGCCCGGCTTTGCCCGCGATGGCCGTGTCTGACCCTTCGCACATTACCTGCGTGGCCAACGATTACGGCTTTAACGAGATTTTTGCCCGCTACGTAGCGGCATTTGGTCAGAAAGGCGATCTGCTGGTTGGCATTACCACCAGCGGTAACTCGGCCAATATCATCCGCGCCGTAGACGAAGCGAAATCTCGCGGCATGAAAGTGCTGCTGTTGATGGGCAAGGATGGCGGGAAACTCAAAGGCGTGGCCGATGTAGAAATCATCGTGCCGCACTTTGGCTATGCAGACCGCATCCAGGAAATCCATATCAAAGTCATCCACACCCTGATCGACCTTGTTGAATGTGGCATGGGCTACGTTGACGAGAAAGCTTGA
- the rodA gene encoding rod shape-determining protein RodA, with protein sequence MIKEYFRRFIRPIDPWLLLFTFLVFLLSTIVLYSASNQDMDKISDKFTFLGVALCVMWVLASMPLQVLMRLALPMYVFGVLLLIAVALFGSSSHGAKRWLNIGVTKIQPSELMKMALPLMLAWYFHQFEAHLNWKHFISAALMIVLPVGLIMKQPDLGTSLLIAAAGFYVLFFAGLSWKLIGVMVMAGGGLAYVVTHWPLCIHILREYQCQRVATMLDPMQDPLGAGYHIIQGTIAIGSGGMFGKGWLNGTQTHLDFIPERTTDFIFAVFGEEFGLAGNIVLVLLYLMLIGRGLTIANNASTLFGRLLAGSLTLTFFTYAFVNMGMVSGILPVVGVPLPLVSYGGTSMVSLMAAFGILMSVGKDRKLMKV encoded by the coding sequence GTGATTAAGGAATATTTCCGGCGCTTTATCCGCCCTATTGATCCGTGGCTGCTGCTGTTTACCTTTCTGGTGTTCTTGCTGTCCACCATCGTGCTGTATTCGGCATCCAACCAGGACATGGACAAGATCAGCGACAAGTTCACCTTTCTGGGTGTGGCGCTGTGTGTGATGTGGGTGTTGGCCAGCATGCCGCTGCAAGTGCTGATGCGACTGGCTTTACCCATGTATGTATTTGGCGTGTTGCTGCTGATTGCCGTGGCGCTGTTTGGCTCATCCAGCCATGGCGCCAAACGCTGGCTCAATATCGGCGTCACCAAGATCCAGCCGTCCGAATTGATGAAGATGGCGCTGCCGCTGATGCTGGCCTGGTATTTCCATCAATTTGAAGCGCATCTGAACTGGAAGCACTTTATCTCGGCCGCGTTGATGATCGTGCTGCCGGTCGGGCTCATCATGAAACAGCCCGACTTGGGCACCAGTTTGCTGATCGCCGCTGCCGGTTTTTATGTGCTGTTCTTTGCCGGTTTGTCGTGGAAGCTGATTGGCGTGATGGTCATGGCGGGCGGCGGTCTGGCCTATGTGGTCACTCACTGGCCGTTATGTATTCATATCCTGCGCGAATACCAATGCCAGCGCGTCGCCACCATGCTCGATCCAATGCAGGATCCGCTGGGTGCGGGTTATCACATTATTCAGGGCACCATTGCCATTGGCTCGGGTGGCATGTTTGGCAAGGGCTGGCTTAACGGCACGCAGACCCACCTGGATTTCATTCCAGAACGCACCACCGACTTTATTTTTGCCGTGTTCGGCGAAGAGTTCGGTCTGGCCGGCAATATCGTATTGGTGTTGCTGTATCTCATGCTGATCGGCCGTGGTCTGACCATTGCCAACAATGCCTCTACCCTGTTTGGCCGCTTGCTAGCCGGCTCGCTGACCCTGACCTTTTTCACCTATGCCTTCGTCAATATGGGCATGGTGTCCGGCATTCTGCCGGTGGTGGGCGTGCCGCTGCCGCTGGTGTCGTATGGCGGCACTTCCATGGTGTCGCTAATGGCCGCCTTCGGTATTCTGATGAGTGTGGGCAAAGATCGTAAATTGATGAAAGTGTAG
- the mreC gene encoding rod shape-determining protein MreC, producing the protein MQATQPAFFKQGPKPLTRLLIFSVLSLGLVVADARFQMLGRVREEVSVVLYPLQWAATAPFEAARNASNFLSRQAELLAENRKLNDAQLVAQAQAMKMHALEAENIRLRQLTERQSSFGSPSQLVEILYNGRDPFTARLIVDRGDASGIEPGQAVIDTVGVIGQIIRVQPLTSEVRLISDRDQMIPVMVERNQLRTVVYGMGRNQPLEVRNMAPNVDIQNGDTLVTSGIDGIYPAGLPVAKVVKVDRSASSAFAHITCAPLAQVDQHRFLLVLNTTRKLPPYPEAPVAPEPKKKRGR; encoded by the coding sequence ATGCAAGCAACTCAACCAGCCTTTTTCAAGCAAGGCCCAAAGCCGCTGACGCGGCTTTTGATATTTTCAGTGTTATCGCTCGGCCTCGTGGTGGCCGATGCTCGTTTCCAGATGCTGGGACGAGTGCGCGAAGAAGTTTCTGTGGTGCTTTATCCGCTGCAATGGGCGGCCACCGCGCCGTTTGAAGCAGCGCGTAACGCCAGCAACTTTTTGAGTCGTCAGGCCGAATTGCTGGCCGAAAACCGCAAGCTGAACGACGCTCAACTGGTGGCCCAGGCGCAGGCCATGAAGATGCATGCGCTGGAAGCTGAAAACATCCGTTTGCGGCAGCTGACCGAGCGCCAGTCGTCGTTTGGCTCGCCGTCGCAACTGGTCGAGATTCTCTATAACGGTCGTGACCCGTTTACTGCGCGGCTGATTGTGGATCGCGGCGATGCTTCCGGCATCGAGCCGGGTCAGGCGGTGATCGACACGGTCGGCGTCATCGGCCAGATCATTCGCGTCCAGCCACTGACGTCTGAAGTGCGCCTGATCAGTGATCGCGACCAGATGATCCCGGTGATGGTCGAGCGCAACCAGCTGCGCACGGTGGTTTATGGCATGGGCCGCAACCAGCCGCTGGAAGTACGCAATATGGCCCCAAACGTGGATATCCAGAACGGCGATACGCTGGTGACCTCCGGCATTGACGGCATCTACCCAGCCGGTTTGCCGGTCGCCAAAGTGGTGAAAGTCGACCGTTCTGCCAGCAGTGCCTTTGCCCACATCACTTGCGCGCCGCTTGCGCAGGTTGATCAGCATCGCTTCTTGCTGGTGCTCAATACCACCCGCAAGCTCCCCCCCTACCCGGAAGCGCCCGTCGCGCCGGAACCTAAAAAGAAACGGGGTCGCTGA
- the gatA gene encoding Asp-tRNA(Asn)/Glu-tRNA(Gln) amidotransferase subunit GatA — protein sequence MFEKSIKQLAASLAAGEFSAVELAGEYLKRAKAYNGELNAFITLDEDKTLAQAKAADATRAAGNAGLLTGIPLAHKDIFCQEGWLTTCGSKMLEDFVSPYSAHVVELCEKAGLVTLGRTNMDEFAMGSSNENSFFGAVKNPWDKLAVPGGSSGGSAAAVAARLAPIATATDTGGSIRQPAAFCGVTGIKPTYGVVSRFGMVAFASSLDQGGPIGKSAEDCALLLNVMSGFDERDATSLDRPKEDYARELNQPLAGLKIGLPKEYFAEGLAADVAGAIDAAIAEYKKLGATIVEISLPNTRMAIPAYYVIAPAEASSNLSRFDGVRYGHRAAQYDGLTEMYEKSRAEGFGWEVKRRILTGAYVLSHGYYDAYYLQAQKIRRLLADDFQRGLTQCDVIAAPVAPTAAWNLGEKSDDPVAMYLADIYTLGVNLAGLPGISHPVGFAANGRPIGMQLIGNYFAEAKLLNAAHQYQQVTDWHTKAPAL from the coding sequence ATGTTTGAAAAAAGTATCAAGCAACTGGCTGCCTCGCTGGCGGCCGGCGAATTTTCTGCCGTTGAATTGGCAGGTGAATACCTCAAGCGCGCCAAGGCCTATAACGGCGAGCTCAATGCCTTCATCACGCTCGATGAAGACAAAACCCTGGCACAGGCCAAAGCGGCTGATGCCACGCGCGCTGCCGGTAATGCCGGTTTGCTGACCGGTATTCCGCTGGCACACAAAGATATCTTCTGTCAGGAAGGCTGGCTGACCACTTGCGGCTCGAAAATGCTGGAGGACTTTGTGTCTCCGTATTCCGCCCACGTGGTCGAACTGTGTGAGAAAGCCGGTCTGGTGACGCTGGGCCGCACCAATATGGATGAGTTCGCCATGGGCTCTTCCAACGAGAACAGCTTTTTTGGCGCGGTGAAAAATCCGTGGGACAAACTGGCCGTGCCCGGTGGCTCGTCCGGTGGCTCGGCTGCTGCGGTTGCCGCACGGCTGGCGCCGATTGCTACCGCGACCGATACCGGCGGCTCTATTCGCCAACCGGCGGCGTTCTGCGGCGTAACCGGTATCAAGCCGACTTACGGTGTGGTTAGTCGCTTCGGCATGGTGGCGTTTGCCTCCTCGCTGGATCAAGGCGGCCCTATCGGCAAATCGGCAGAGGACTGCGCGCTGCTGCTGAACGTGATGTCCGGCTTTGACGAGCGCGACGCCACCAGCCTGGATCGCCCGAAAGAAGACTACGCTCGCGAACTGAACCAGCCATTGGCCGGTTTGAAGATTGGCCTGCCCAAAGAATACTTTGCCGAAGGGCTGGCTGCAGATGTCGCCGGTGCTATTGACGCCGCCATTGCCGAATACAAAAAGCTGGGCGCAACCATCGTCGAGATTTCGCTGCCGAACACGCGCATGGCGATCCCGGCGTATTACGTGATCGCCCCGGCTGAGGCATCGAGCAACCTGAGTCGCTTTGACGGCGTGCGTTACGGTCACCGTGCGGCGCAGTATGACGGCCTGACCGAAATGTACGAAAAGAGCCGTGCCGAAGGTTTTGGCTGGGAAGTCAAACGCCGGATTCTGACTGGCGCTTATGTGCTCAGCCACGGTTATTACGATGCTTACTACCTGCAAGCGCAGAAAATTCGCCGCTTGCTGGCGGACGACTTCCAGCGTGGCCTGACGCAATGCGATGTGATCGCCGCGCCAGTCGCACCAACTGCAGCGTGGAATCTGGGTGAAAAGTCGGATGATCCCGTCGCCATGTATCTGGCCGATATCTACACATTGGGCGTGAACCTGGCGGGTTTGCCCGGCATTAGCCACCCGGTGGGGTTTGCGGCCAATGGTCGCCCGATTGGCATGCAGCTGATTGGCAACTATTTTGCTGAAGCCAAACTGTTGAATGCCGCGCATCAGTATCAACAAGTCACCGACTGGCACACCAAGGCTCCGGCGCTGTAA